The Helianthus annuus cultivar XRQ/B chromosome 16, HanXRQr2.0-SUNRISE, whole genome shotgun sequence genome includes a window with the following:
- the LOC110917377 gene encoding cytochrome P450 83B1, producing MLRTMISNMLLPFLFLFLWTLLYILPKKKSKFNPPGPPGLPFIGNLHQLDQSSLHTSLWNLTKPYGPIVSLRFGFNSAVVISSASLAKDVLKTQDLSFCDRPSFIGQQKLTYDGLDMAFSPYNEHWRKMRKIFSLHLFSPKRVHSFRHIREDEVSTAMKTIHDLALSGETVNLSEMMKNMTTIIMMKMCFGKKYHCRDGLEIKKVLGLLNEVQAYLVDLYFSDIWPGLPFVGLVDRLTGKMNQQDKCFRSLDSFYQQLINERLNPQEDKSYEEEEDDLIDILLQLEKDKLFSLTHNHIKVMLMDVLVAGTDTSAAIVVWAMTLLIRNPIVMQKAQEEVRNVMGKNGKVSEDDLPKLAYLKAIIKETMRLYPPAPLLVPRETRKDATVHGYQIKQKTLVYVNAWAIGRDPKSWNNPGEFFPERFMGKCDIDFKGNDFELVPFGAGRRICPGMSIGVVTVELLLANLLYLFDWGLPDGIRKEDIDFDVMPGITMHKRNELCVLAHVNF from the exons ATGCTCAGAACAATGATCTCAAATATGCTTCTGccttttttgtttcttttcctcTGGACTCTCCTTTACATTCTTCCCAAAAAGAAATCAAAATTCAATCCACCAGGCCCTCCTGGCCTGCCATTCATCGGCAACTTGCATCAGCTCGATCAATCCAGCCTCCATACTTCCTTATGGAATCTCACAAAACCATACGGTCCGATCGTATCCCTTCGCTTCGGCTTCAACTCGGCTGTTGTTATATCATCAGCGAGTTTAGCTAAAGACGTCTTGAAAACCCAAGATCTTAGCTTCTGCGATAGGCCATCATTTATTGGCCAACAGAAGTTAACTTATGATGGACTTGATATGGCTTTTTCTCCCTACAATGAGCACTGGAGAAAGATGAGAAAGATATTTTCCCTTCATTTGTTCAGTCCCAAAAGGGTTCACTCTTTTAG GCATATACGAGAAGATGAGGTCTCAACCGCCATGAAGACGATACATGATCTGGCTCTTTCGGGTGAAACGGTAAACCTGAGTGAAATGATGAAGAATATGACAACTATTATAATGATGAAAATGTGTTTCGGCAAGAAGTACCATTGCCGAGATGGGCTTGAAATAAAGAAGGTTCTTGGACTACTTAATGAAGTTCAGGCGTATTTGGTGGATCTTTATTTCTCAGATATATGGCCTGGTTTGCCGTTTGTCGGGTTGGTTGATCGGTTGACGGGCAAGATGAATCAGCAAGACAAATGCTTCCGATCTCTTGATTCCTTTTACCAACAACTCATTAATGAACGACTCAACCCTCAAGAAGATAAGTCTTATGAGGAAGAGGAAGATGATCTTATTGATATTCTACTACAACTTGAGAAAGACAAACTGTTCAGCCTCACTCACAACCACATAAAAGTCATGCTCATG GATGTATTGGTAGCTGGGACAGATACTAGTGCAGCAATCGTGGTTTGGGCGATGACGTTATTAATAAGGAACCCTATAGTAATGCAAAAAGCACAAGAAGAAGTGAGAAATGTGATGGGAAAGAACGGTAAAGTAAGCGAGGATGATCTTCCCAAACTCGCTTATTTGAAGGCAATAATAAAAGAGACCATGAGACTATACCCTCCAGCTCCTCTTCTAGTGCCTCGAGAAACAAGGAAAGATGCCACTGTGCATGGGTACCAAATCAAACAGAAAACCCTAGTTTACGTTAATGCATGGGCTATCGGAAGGGACCCTAAATCCTGGAACAACCCGGGAGAGTTCTTTCCGGAGCGGTTCATGGGTAAATGTGATATTGACTTCAAAGGGAATGATTTTGAGTTGGTTCCTTTTGGGGCTGGCCGAAGAATTTGTCCTGGAATGTCAATTGGAGTTGTCACGGTGGAACTTTTACTTGCTAATCTTCTTTACCTGTTTGATTGGGGGTTGCCCGATGGCATAAGGAAAGAAGATATAGACTTCGACGTTATGCCTGGGATAACAATGCACAAGAGAAATGAACTTTGTGTTTTAGCTCATGTAAACTTctaa